The nucleotide window TATGGAAATGGTTTAATTCCATACTTGATGGATGCTTTTGAAGAGTTTGGAACTCGAGTGCCTAACAAAAGTGTAATCCCTCCATCTTCCAGTAATGATGAAATCGCTAAGGAgattaaaaagttgaatgaaaCTAATGCTAGGATATTCCTTGTGCACACGACTGCTTCACTTGGCTCGAAGCTCTTTGTACTTGCAAATAATGCAGGAATGATGAGGGAAGGGTATGCATGGATTATCACAGCTGGCCTATCAGCTTTGGTTGATCCTTTGGGCCCAAAGGTGAAGGAGTCGATGCAAGGTGTGCTGGGATTGCGACCATACATACCCAGATCAAAACAGTTGGAAGACTTCAGAAGAAGATGGAAAAGAAATTCAACCTCAAGCAAACCAAACGTTAAGATTACTGGATTAAACCTCTTTGGATTATGGGCATATGACACAGCTTGGGCTTTGGCTATGGCAGTAGAGAAGGCTGGCATAATGCATTCTGgattcttaaagaaaaatgctagcaAAAGTAACGTGGATCTTGCAGCTCTAGGCATTTCTGAAACGGGTCAAACACTACTTCATACGCTTCTAACTACTGAGTTTCAAGGCCTGAGCGGGAAATTTCAATTGATTAAAGGACAGTTGCAACATTCAGCCTTTGAAATACTCAATGTGATTggaaaaacagagagaattatTGGATACTGGACAGAACAGACAGGACTTTCACAAGAATTGAATGGCATTGGTGAAGTAGAATACTCAATTTCAAAGGTCGGACTCAAGCAACCAATCTGGCCAGGAGACACAACAAACGAGCCTGCAAAGTTGAGGATTGGGGTTCCAGTGAGAACAGGTTTTGAAGAATTTCTGAAAGTGGAATGGGATCCTCGTACTGATAAGCCTATCATATCAGGGTTCTCCCATGATGTGTTTATTGCTGTACTCAAGGCATTACCATTCCCCCTTCCTTATGCGTTTATTCCCTTCATGAATAAAGATAGGCAGAGTGCTGGAACATACGATGACCTTATTTACCAAATCAAACTTCAGGTGACTTTTGGGCCTAAGTATTTGTGTTAActtataaaaacttattttttttcaatacatTGAAAGCAATATACTCACTTTCCCCGCATGAATGGTGGGGATATCATCGTCATGTGAGAGGGAGAATATTTCTCCCAAGGTTATGATTAAGAACTCGGTAAAGCACTTCAACAAAGtttttgttgcttttatttTCAATCTCATGGATTAGCAACCATGCATATTTTTCTCTAAATGCAGAAGTATGATGCTGTGGTGGGAGATACAACAATTGTTGCTGATCGCTCCTTATATGTTGATTTCACTTTGCCTTACTCAGAATCGGGCGTGTCAATGGTGGTTCTGgtgaaagatgaagaaaagaacaaCTTTTGGATTTTCTTAAAGCCACTAAGCTTGGATCTGTGGTTAGCAACAGGTGCAGCATTTGTCTTTACAGGTTTGGTGATTTGGGTTCTTGAACACCGAATAAACAGTGAGTTCAGGGGCCCGCCAGATCAACAAATTGGCATGAttttctggttctccttctCAACACTGGTCTTTGCTCACAGTAAATATCCTCCAACcccataaaaagatttcattTCCTCttcccccccccaaaaaaaaaaaaaaaaaaaagtctaacaTATCTGATTGGGTTATTGACGTCATTATAATGGATCCAGGGGAGAGAATGGTAAGCAATTGGTCAAGACTCGTGATGATCATTTGGTTTTTCGTGGTGCTCATCCTCACACAAAGTTATACTGCAAGTTTGGCCTCGATGTTGACAGTACAGAGATTGCAGCCTACGTTTGTTGAtataaaagagataaaaaggAACGATTATTTTGTTGGATATCAAAATAATTCCTTTGTGAAAGGACTTCtaataaaacaattgaatttcaGTGAGTCCCAGTTGAAGCCTTACAGCACCCCTGAGGAGTATCACGAAGCACTGTTTAAAGGAATCAACAATGGTGGGGTTGCAGctatttttgatgaaattccCTACATCAAGCTCTTCCTTGCAAAGTACTGCTCCAAGTACACTATGGTTGGACCGACCTACAAAACTGATGGATTTGGTTTTGTgagtctctttctctttctctgccTCTCCcccttttatttatattttaacttacAGCATAGATTTCAAAACTATAacttattttgtataaattcaacCTCAAACTACAAAAACCAACAATTTGGTATCTCAAATTActgattttcttcaatttatcttggcttgttttttttttcctcattctaAAATGTTGTAGGATTGCTCATGTGTTTCTTCAGGCCTTCCCACAAGGATCTTCTTTAGTCCCACACATTTCGAGGGCAATCCTTAATGTGACTCAAGACAGAGACAAATTCGGAGCACTTGAGCAGAAGTACATTTCAAGTAGTGGAAGTACTAGTTCTTGTGAAGATTCAAGTGCCTCAATCTCTTCAAATAGCCCTAGTCTCGGTCTGTACAGCTTTGGAGGCCTCTTCATCATCACTGGAGTTGTATCCTTGTTCTCACTATCGGTTTATGTGTTGAAGTTCCTTCGCACACATTGGCCTGCTTTGAGTACCACACATCCTGAAAGCTCCTTTTCGTCCAAGTTGATTGAAATGGCCAAGTATTTTGACCAGAAAGAAGATCCCTCTTCACATCCCAATATTGAGAGACATACATCTAGGGTACATGCTGTATCAAGTCCTGACGTAACAGAATTGAACCACTCCAGGAATTTCGACGTTGTAAGCTACATGGATGAGAGTCCTCCTTCTACGAGTTTTCCATCTCGGCATAGTGATATTACATGTTTGGATGAGGGCGTACCGAATTAAAAATCCAGTTCTTCTATGTACAGATAATTTCGTGAACTCCTTTGCGCACGCCTGCTGGCAtggatttttatattattattaaaaaaaaaaaaaaaaggaggaagagCCATTTCTTTCACCATTTTGCGTGAATAAAGCCTTGACCATCgtctcccccccccccaagcACGTCGTCTCCATTCCCATTCCCAGATTTGGGTCTCCAGCTTGAACGTCGTCTCTGCCATTTTAGCACCTCATTTCACAGGCCATTGCTCCTCTGCGACCGACGTCTCTCTCTCAACCATTTTTCCTCGGCTGCGCTGCACTCCTCCGCCCTGTGTTACATCCGGTTGTGTTCCACCCAATCGTCAGCGTCCTCTGTGATAAGTGGTTACATTTCCTCCATTTTCATGAAAGCCCATGTGTTAGAAGAAACATTCACTTCAAATTTTTAGATTACAAAATTTACCCctttcatctatattttttcaCGACTGAAGCTTGAGCTTCACAGCCCTTCCATCTGCCCCCAAAAGACCAAGGTGGTAGTGAGTTCAAAACTGCATATAGTTCCACACTGGctattattttacaattccttattgttatgttttgatcattttttCTGTGTTTGACTCAGTCTCCAGAATGATAGTTGCCGACAAATAGTGATTCCAAGCATTTATGTTGTAAAATTGATAAGATTGTGAAATTGTGAAAATAGATACGCCATCAGTCATAGGGAAAGTGTAATCAGTTCCAAAAACTACATATTCGTACAACaattctttagatttttttcccttccagACTCTTGTGGACTtgctttctaaaattattttggatCTATAGATTTTTGTGACTTGTTAGAACCCAAGTATTAGTTGATTTGCTTGTCCTTAGGAAGACA belongs to Juglans regia cultivar Chandler chromosome 8, Walnut 2.0, whole genome shotgun sequence and includes:
- the LOC109004626 gene encoding glutamate receptor 2.8-like, producing the protein MAYQKLPLSFVAFLLLVNLHGEHSMAKEVVPVGVVLDLNSPVGGVAERCMSMALSDFYAVNDDYNTRLALLTLDSGNDVIAAASAALDLMKNEEVHAIIGPQTSAQAKFVIELGRKAQVPIISFSVTSPSLSPAQNPFFIRTALDDFAEVKAIAAIVKAYGWREIVLICEDTDYGNGLIPYLMDAFEEFGTRVPNKSVIPPSSSNDEIAKEIKKLNETNARIFLVHTTASLGSKLFVLANNAGMMREGYAWIITAGLSALVDPLGPKVKESMQGVLGLRPYIPRSKQLEDFRRRWKRNSTSSKPNVKITGLNLFGLWAYDTAWALAMAVEKAGIMHSGFLKKNASKSNVDLAALGISETGQTLLHTLLTTEFQGLSGKFQLIKGQLQHSAFEILNVIGKTERIIGYWTEQTGLSQELNGIGEVEYSISKVGLKQPIWPGDTTNEPAKLRIGVPVRTGFEEFLKVEWDPRTDKPIISGFSHDVFIAVLKALPFPLPYAFIPFMNKDRQSAGTYDDLIYQIKLQKYDAVVGDTTIVADRSLYVDFTLPYSESGVSMVVLVKDEEKNNFWIFLKPLSLDLWLATGAAFVFTGLVIWVLEHRINSEFRGPPDQQIGMIFWFSFSTLVFAHRERMVSNWSRLVMIIWFFVVLILTQSYTASLASMLTVQRLQPTFVDIKEIKRNDYFVGYQNNSFVKGLLIKQLNFSESQLKPYSTPEEYHEALFKGINNGGVAAIFDEIPYIKLFLAKYCSKYTMVGPTYKTDGFGFAFPQGSSLVPHISRAILNVTQDRDKFGALEQKYISSSGSTSSCEDSSASISSNSPSLGLYSFGGLFIITGVVSLFSLSVYVLKFLRTHWPALSTTHPESSFSSKLIEMAKYFDQKEDPSSHPNIERHTSRVHAVSSPDVTELNHSRNFDVVSYMDESPPSTSFPSRHSDITCLDEGVPN